A genomic window from Megalobrama amblycephala isolate DHTTF-2021 linkage group LG2, ASM1881202v1, whole genome shotgun sequence includes:
- the LOC125263278 gene encoding uncharacterized protein LOC125263278 gives MRKSEEPHKLEISLDAESANLKAFSCSCAAGKGFCNHIVAILYQTAHYSQLGLQAVPPPLACTSGLQRWHRPRTQGIHPEPVSELVVQKPKTVGKDGLRSTLYKAYTGPLPDPYMMASGSKLSQVQPQPLMAVVLDGVSEMELTPSKFGSVPRGSPMSYHCPPKKSSDLLLHHMAPEFPSLPVMQHTFPRLHFVPTLHQLMHLQSLEVSPQLSCEIAKETQQQSKCPAWTQLRQPRLTASRFWDACCSRACRAELESAAIQMIRGSTKQTAAMKRGLLVEPEVLANYAELLRVNVLPAGFVIHPDAPHLGASPDGRVYDPSESPPFGLVEVKSSTKTDPSQVAHLKVQEGHTSLRRSHKYYWQVQGQLAITGLTWCDFVTDTLSTLTVERIWRDDSFIAEMKEKLDIYYYGTYMNAYLELH, from the exons ATGAGAAAGAGCGAGGAGCCTCACAAACTGGAG ATATCACTGGATGCAGAAAGTGCCAACCTGAAAGCTTTCTCCTGCAGTTGTGCGGCTGGTAAAGGATTCTGCAATCACATAGTTGCCATCCTGTACCAGACCGCACATTATTCACAGCTGGGTCTGCAGGCTGTTCCACCCCCCCTGGCCTGCACAAGTGGCTTGCAAAGATGGCACAGACCAAGAACACAG GGAATCCATCCTGAACCGGTTAGTGAGCTGGTGGTGCAAAAGCCCAAAACAGTTGGCAAGGACGGTCTGAGGTCCACACTGTACAAGGCCTATACAG GACCACTGCCAGATCCATATATGATGGCATCTGGAAGCAAATTAAGCCAGGTGCAGCCCCAACCTCTCATGGCTGTTGTATTGGATGGGGTTTCTGAGATGGAGCTGACGCCATCTAAATTTGGGTCTGTCCCTCGTGGATCCCCCATGTCCTATCACTGTCCACCCAAGAAGTCCAGTGACCTCCTCCTACACCACATGGCTCCAGAATTTCCATCCCTACCTGTGATGCAGCACACTTTTCCCAGGTTGCATTTCGTCCCGACCTTGCATCAGTTAATGCATCTCCAGTCTCTTGAAGTGTCACCGCAGCTGTCCTGCGAGATAGCAAAAGAAACTCAGCAGCAATCCAAATGTCCTGCGTGGACACAGCTACGGCAACCAAGGCTGACTGCTAGTCGTTTTTGGGATGCTTGTTGTAGTAGGGCGTGTCGTGCAGAGCTGGAGTCTGCAGCTATTCAGATGATCAGAGGCTCCACAAAGCAAACAGCTGCAATGAAGCGTGGTCTACTAGTGGAGCCTGAAGTGCTGGCAAACTATGCTGAACTGTTGCGAGTTAATGTGTTACCAGCCGGGTTCGTCATTCACCCTGACGCACCACATCTCGGGGCCAGTCCAGACGGTCGGGTGTATGACCCTTCAGAGTCGCCTCCTTTTGGCCTGGTTGAGGTGAAGAGCAGCACAAAAACTGATCCATCTCAGGTTGCTCACCTCAAGGTGCAGGAAGGCCACACCAGTCTGAGGCGTTCACATAAGTACTACTGGCAGGTTCAGGGCCAACTGGCAATCACAGGACTGACATGGTGTGACTTTGTTACCGATACCCTATCAACTTTAACTGTGGAAAGAATTTGGCGTGATGACTCATTCATAGCGGAAATGAAAGAGAAATTGGATATATATTATTATGGCACATACATGAATGCATACCTTGAATTACACTAA